The following coding sequences are from one Fimbriimonadaceae bacterium window:
- the araH gene encoding L-arabinose ABC transporter permease AraH: protein MNKLKGSSGMLLVLVAMVIVASVMVKGFATGENAVSLGLAVSTVGLVSATMLYCLAGGDFDLSVGSNLALGGVLAAIVTTATKSVFLGIAAALAAGALVGLLNGLVIAKLGINALITTLATMQIVRGVTNIVSGGSPKTCSVVGFDGLGKSAVLGIPSPIALTILCFLVFGFLLNRTVFGRDTLAIGGNPEAARLAGIKVEATKVWVFVLSGMVAAFAGCVQASRLLAASNNAGEKLELQAISACVLGGVSLAGGVGTMSGVVVGVLIMGVVQNAMSLMNIDTFYQMVVTGAILLAAVVFDKVKTAQNEKRSSRGTA from the coding sequence GTGAACAAACTCAAAGGTTCGTCAGGCATGCTCCTCGTGCTGGTGGCGATGGTCATTGTCGCAAGCGTCATGGTCAAAGGCTTCGCGACCGGCGAGAACGCGGTCAGCCTTGGCTTGGCGGTCTCGACGGTCGGCCTCGTCTCGGCGACGATGCTGTACTGCTTGGCGGGCGGCGACTTTGACCTGTCGGTAGGTTCAAACCTGGCCTTGGGCGGCGTTCTTGCCGCGATCGTCACCACCGCGACCAAGAGCGTCTTTCTGGGAATCGCGGCCGCCCTCGCCGCCGGCGCGTTGGTCGGTCTGCTCAACGGTCTGGTGATCGCCAAGCTGGGCATCAACGCCCTCATCACCACCTTGGCCACGATGCAGATCGTCCGGGGGGTGACCAACATCGTCAGCGGAGGGTCGCCCAAGACGTGCTCGGTCGTCGGGTTCGACGGCCTAGGCAAGTCGGCCGTCCTCGGAATCCCGTCGCCCATCGCCTTGACCATCCTCTGCTTCCTGGTCTTCGGCTTCCTGCTCAACCGCACCGTCTTTGGGCGCGACACCCTGGCGATCGGAGGCAACCCGGAGGCGGCCCGTCTTGCCGGCATCAAGGTCGAGGCCACCAAGGTCTGGGTCTTCGTTTTGTCGGGCATGGTCGCCGCGTTCGCCGGGTGCGTCCAAGCCAGCCGCCTGCTCGCGGCCAGCAACAACGCCGGTGAGAAGTTGGAGCTCCAGGCCATCAGCGCCTGCGTCCTCGGGGGAGTCTCCCTGGCGGGCGGAGTGGGTACGATGTCGGGCGTCGTCGTCGGCGTGCTCATCATGGGGGTGGTTCAAAACGCCATGAGCCTGATGAACATCGACACGTTCTATCAGATGGTGGTGACCGGCGCGATCTTGCTCGCGGCTGTGGTGTTTGACAAGGTGAAAACCGCGCAAAACGAGAAGCGGAGCTCTCGAGGAACAGCATGA
- a CDS encoding extracellular solute-binding protein has translation MKRIWTGLLALVVVAGCSGPAPSGGGSGAAKTDTLNVMVFEGGFGKDFYERAAADYDKEHPPLKTTVTGDPHIDEQLKPLFVKGTPPDLTFPGWRFDSWAAVTEGQVMPLDDALATKAYKSETTWKDTFEPALLKLGQSDGKTYMLPYFYSVLGWWYDPDLFKENGWTPPKTYEELLALCAKIKAKGIAPLTYQGQYPDYVIAGMLQPWVISAGGIDQFVRMQNLEPGAWTDPSVVKAASMLKELKDMGYFENGAGALSHTQAQTDFLTRKAAMIPCGTWLYAEMLKSMPEGRKIEFMRPPVLAAGKGDPTAIMIKIEPWFVPAKAKNPQGAIDLFKYMTSLDEAKKFVTEKGTLMAIKGSDAVELPPYLKTAAAEFKASKTVWASQWKDWYSAFYKDVETLVTQLLNGDVTPEQFAEKAEAAAEKCRKDPDVTKHKVS, from the coding sequence ATGAAACGTATTTGGACAGGCCTCCTTGCCCTCGTCGTCGTCGCCGGTTGTAGCGGCCCCGCCCCGTCCGGTGGGGGCTCGGGAGCGGCCAAGACCGACACGCTCAACGTGATGGTCTTTGAAGGAGGGTTTGGCAAAGACTTTTATGAGAGGGCCGCGGCCGACTATGACAAAGAGCATCCACCGCTGAAGACGACGGTCACGGGCGACCCCCACATCGACGAGCAGCTCAAGCCCCTGTTTGTCAAAGGGACCCCACCCGACCTCACCTTCCCGGGCTGGCGGTTTGACAGTTGGGCGGCGGTCACCGAGGGTCAGGTGATGCCGCTCGACGACGCCCTGGCCACCAAGGCGTACAAGAGCGAGACGACCTGGAAGGACACCTTTGAACCGGCCCTGCTCAAGCTTGGGCAAAGTGACGGCAAGACATACATGCTGCCGTACTTCTACAGCGTCCTCGGCTGGTGGTACGACCCGGACCTCTTCAAGGAAAACGGCTGGACTCCGCCGAAGACTTACGAAGAACTCCTTGCCTTGTGCGCCAAGATCAAGGCCAAAGGTATCGCGCCATTGACCTACCAGGGCCAATACCCGGACTACGTCATAGCCGGCATGTTGCAACCGTGGGTCATCAGCGCGGGCGGCATCGACCAGTTCGTCCGGATGCAGAACCTTGAGCCCGGGGCGTGGACCGACCCGAGCGTGGTGAAGGCGGCCAGCATGCTGAAGGAGCTCAAGGACATGGGCTACTTCGAGAACGGCGCCGGTGCCCTCAGCCACACCCAGGCGCAGACCGACTTCCTGACCCGCAAAGCGGCGATGATCCCGTGCGGAACGTGGCTCTACGCCGAAATGCTCAAGTCCATGCCAGAGGGCCGCAAGATCGAGTTCATGCGCCCGCCCGTGCTCGCCGCCGGCAAGGGCGACCCCACCGCGATCATGATCAAGATCGAGCCGTGGTTCGTCCCGGCGAAGGCCAAGAACCCGCAAGGCGCGATCGACCTGTTCAAGTACATGACCTCGCTCGACGAGGCCAAGAAGTTCGTGACCGAAAAGGGCACGCTCATGGCGATCAAGGGGAGCGACGCAGTCGAGCTTCCGCCCTACTTGAAAACCGCGGCGGCGGAGTTCAAGGCCAGCAAGACGGTCTGGGCGTCGCAATGGAAGGACTGGTACTCCGCCTTTTACAAGGACGTGGAGACCTTGGTCACCCAGCTCCTGAACGGCGACGTGACGCCAGAGCAGTTCGCTGAGAAGGCCGAAGCTGCCGCCGAGAAGTGCCGCAAGGACCCGGACGTCACCAAGCACAAGGTGTCGTGA
- a CDS encoding sugar ABC transporter permease yields the protein MNRRGSQRALFVASYLAPATALYGLFVLVPFFQTFQLSFFSFRGVSSERRWVGFQYYQVLATDEVVPKVLAHLGFLLLGGGVCALVMAMVTAHALQENSRLARFVRGVFLFPQVVSVVAVAVMWQFLYAPNAGLVNGALRAAGLGALAKSWLGDTSWALPAVGVAWVWFAVGFYVMLFAAGIKGIPAEVGEAASLEGCFGWKRFVSITWPMLWSVRKVAVVYIAVNVFNIFALVNVMTNGGPARSTETFLTYIYEQGFSASKFGYAAALAIVNLGVILVVTLALGFLFRKNPEGGRA from the coding sequence GTGAACCGGCGCGGATCCCAGCGGGCGCTGTTTGTGGCGTCGTACCTGGCACCGGCGACGGCCCTGTACGGGCTGTTCGTCCTCGTGCCGTTCTTTCAGACCTTCCAGCTGTCGTTTTTCAGCTTCAGAGGGGTCAGTAGCGAACGGCGTTGGGTCGGATTCCAGTACTACCAAGTCCTCGCCACCGACGAAGTCGTGCCGAAGGTCTTGGCCCATCTAGGGTTCCTCCTCCTCGGCGGGGGAGTCTGCGCCTTGGTCATGGCCATGGTGACGGCCCATGCCCTGCAGGAGAACTCCCGCCTCGCACGGTTTGTGCGCGGGGTGTTCCTGTTCCCCCAGGTGGTCAGCGTCGTGGCCGTCGCGGTGATGTGGCAGTTCCTCTACGCCCCCAACGCCGGGCTCGTCAACGGCGCCCTGCGCGCGGCCGGCCTCGGTGCCCTCGCCAAGAGTTGGCTGGGCGACACGTCATGGGCCTTGCCGGCTGTCGGCGTGGCGTGGGTGTGGTTCGCGGTCGGGTTCTACGTGATGCTGTTCGCGGCCGGCATCAAGGGCATACCTGCCGAAGTGGGTGAGGCCGCCTCACTCGAAGGCTGCTTCGGGTGGAAGCGGTTTGTCTCCATCACGTGGCCGATGCTGTGGAGTGTCCGCAAAGTGGCGGTCGTCTACATCGCCGTCAACGTGTTCAACATCTTTGCTCTGGTCAACGTCATGACCAACGGCGGGCCGGCCCGGTCGACGGAGACGTTCCTGACCTACATTTACGAGCAAGGGTTCTCCGCGTCGAAGTTTGGCTATGCCGCCGCGTTGGCCATCGTCAACCTTGGGGTGATCTTGGTCGTCACCCTGGCCCTGGGATTCCTGTTCCGTAAGAACCCCGAAGGAGGCCGCGCGTGA
- a CDS encoding carbohydrate ABC transporter permease, with product MRKLASNVWLTLFGLSVVVPLLWVAMSSLKKGADILASPWSLPTEPQWSNYMAAWHQAEFSRFFLNSFIASTATLLILLPVGSMAAYVLARYPFRGSKIVRGVFLFGMMFPNFLAIVPLYLLMSQLGLTDSMVGLVLVYVAYSLSFTIFVMGGFFEALPGELAEAAMMDGCGHNATFWKVMLPLARPGLVVTGIFNGIGLWNEYNLAKVLVQKDDVMTLPLGLARLTATQFYQSDWGALFAGLVIVMVPVLVIYWFFKEKVQDAMLAGAIK from the coding sequence GTGAGAAAGCTTGCCTCCAACGTCTGGTTGACCCTCTTCGGGCTCTCTGTCGTCGTCCCCCTCCTGTGGGTCGCGATGAGTTCGCTCAAGAAAGGCGCTGACATCCTGGCTTCGCCCTGGAGCCTGCCCACCGAACCGCAGTGGTCGAACTACATGGCCGCGTGGCACCAGGCCGAGTTCAGCCGGTTCTTTTTGAACTCGTTCATCGCAAGCACGGCGACGTTGCTGATCCTCCTGCCTGTCGGCTCGATGGCCGCCTATGTCCTGGCCCGATACCCGTTCCGGGGCTCAAAGATCGTCCGGGGGGTCTTCCTCTTTGGCATGATGTTCCCCAACTTCCTGGCCATCGTCCCCTTGTATCTGCTCATGTCCCAACTCGGCCTGACCGACTCCATGGTCGGCCTCGTCCTCGTCTACGTGGCCTACTCGCTCAGCTTCACGATCTTTGTCATGGGCGGGTTCTTCGAAGCCCTGCCGGGCGAACTGGCCGAAGCCGCCATGATGGACGGCTGCGGCCATAACGCGACGTTTTGGAAGGTCATGCTGCCCCTCGCCCGGCCCGGCCTGGTCGTCACCGGCATATTCAACGGCATCGGCCTGTGGAACGAGTACAACCTCGCGAAAGTCCTCGTCCAGAAGGACGACGTCATGACCCTTCCACTCGGGCTCGCCCGCCTCACCGCGACGCAGTTCTACCAGTCCGACTGGGGAGCCCTCTTTGCGGGGCTTGTCATCGTGATGGTGCCTGTCCTGGTGATCTATTGGTTCTTCAAGGAGAAGGTCCAAGACGCCATGCTCGCCGGGGCGATCAAGTAG
- a CDS encoding Gfo/Idh/MocA family oxidoreductase, with protein sequence MPLKVGIVGCGFMGRMHANVYRLLDDAELVACVDHKPERGVAFAGDFGLKLHPTLEGMIADHDLDIVDVCLPTHRHAAAAIEALQAGKHVVCEKPMARTLAEADEMAAAALASGKQLMIAHCIRFWPEYAFLKQAKEDGRYGKLLSVNLTRYGAFPSYASDNWLADEAKSGGGVLDMHIHDTDFALYLLGTPDETISYGTVDGTGACHAFTTMRFGSTVAHLEGGWNLPAGSPFKMAFRAVFERAVLIMDGGPLTVYETGKDPVVPEFPKMSAAGGGNISDLGGYYAELAYFVDRVSKGLPVETVTPASSRESLRVCLAEVDEIKRRAGASA encoded by the coding sequence ATGCCGCTTAAGGTCGGAATCGTCGGTTGTGGGTTCATGGGGCGTATGCACGCCAACGTCTATCGGCTCTTGGACGACGCCGAGCTCGTCGCCTGTGTCGACCACAAGCCGGAGCGGGGCGTCGCCTTTGCCGGAGACTTCGGACTGAAGCTCCACCCCACGCTCGAAGGGATGATCGCAGACCACGACCTCGACATCGTCGACGTCTGCCTGCCCACCCACCGCCACGCGGCGGCGGCGATCGAGGCCCTGCAGGCGGGCAAGCACGTCGTCTGCGAAAAACCCATGGCCCGCACCTTGGCCGAGGCCGACGAGATGGCGGCGGCGGCCTTGGCGAGCGGCAAGCAGTTGATGATCGCCCACTGCATCCGTTTTTGGCCCGAATACGCCTTTCTTAAGCAGGCCAAGGAAGACGGTCGATATGGAAAGTTGCTGAGCGTCAACCTGACCCGCTATGGTGCCTTCCCCAGCTATGCGAGCGACAACTGGTTGGCCGACGAAGCCAAGTCCGGGGGCGGTGTCCTGGACATGCACATCCACGACACTGACTTTGCCCTGTATCTCTTGGGCACGCCGGACGAGACGATCAGCTACGGCACCGTCGACGGCACGGGGGCGTGCCACGCCTTCACCACCATGCGGTTTGGGTCCACCGTGGCCCACTTGGAGGGCGGCTGGAACCTGCCTGCCGGGTCTCCGTTCAAGATGGCCTTCCGGGCCGTCTTTGAGCGGGCTGTCCTGATCATGGACGGCGGCCCCCTGACGGTCTACGAGACGGGCAAAGACCCCGTCGTCCCCGAGTTTCCCAAGATGAGCGCCGCTGGCGGTGGCAACATCTCGGACCTCGGCGGGTACTACGCGGAGTTGGCTTACTTCGTCGACCGTGTTTCCAAGGGACTGCCGGTCGAGACGGTCACCCCGGCGTCTTCGCGCGAGTCCCTGCGGGTGTGCTTGGCCGAAGTCGACGAGATCAAGCGCCGGGCCGGTGCGTCCGCCTAG
- a CDS encoding caspase family protein — protein sequence MRRFAAPLLLLLAVVGRGQEPGAFAPARSWALVLGATKYTALAPLKYAASDAQMFAASLENDLGFEPKTVRTMTDAGSAKLTRQGIVDALDKMVHDRRFDPGHLFVFYFSGHGIGTPEGDFLCPTDADPKNVAQVGVSVKEVVKRFVDAGMHNVLIVADACREGDKNPFGRELRELGRRANIAVLLGCAPGQRSYENPRTGHGYFTAAIARVLKDESVRDKKFGALWASAVAAKVVEQVSSTTERQFGDAKQVPDMWADPNQDVMLALVPPPVGEGEELLRGVIKTAQDRGKEPYTKMLRALMWAYYDGRHFDKAVDVARSLEGLGVLTPADRGCLLGAYRFLGREREAQSLCAELVRSSPDSYVRDSALIWWNDPSVTPEVRRQASKRIWEADRDFAAADLYWQRWANIDVAAPAAVREVASELVKHFGARSRAGLYFAARLAQFEKDDKTASALLKEARAVEGKEPPERFLLDLEFELLKNLRDYDGMLAVATRGILIDTPDRWILNLTFGFREAPLERRKTVARLALKYSDFGPNYLKAVALLRGDAYLLKEDIAKVVTANPTSVYAHMASMLANLTEKFELPLVRPPALEKLWTDDFYVTSSLYGAVYDAATDAVATKRLDKSAARLVVAAAFLPFLDHLAELRSSLIGAGHAYAFSAFRDTTGQLSLLAERSLGQLVADPAGQETLRLAWFLKLCAVGRLDLALAGLKAGGWGVDEDSVVLRYAIARGMSGDWADGIEWFNKIKAPSSQRMRHQMWALAHFNRITRGTDKDLEDFEKNAPRVTDPVAKRLVWLSKMALAFGVKKGDKPDPVALQGLLPQFESMLDPVDLDMSSRVLVNAWRAQAVLVPERVKRDEYVLRYQDAREGSPVFDGLPWIIPSTVKDFVGTTVLKGTARFDDGAKPVDATLTVVCADDGKAEITIERGGQPKVTLPGVVTRFGAFRGGDGKTVVSGRLMPPAVAKLRPDIAREGVRVALWDEKCAQWTFQFDVPR from the coding sequence ATGCGCCGGTTCGCCGCCCCCTTGCTCCTGCTCCTTGCCGTCGTCGGCAGGGGGCAGGAGCCCGGCGCCTTCGCTCCCGCCCGGAGTTGGGCGCTTGTGCTGGGCGCGACCAAATACACCGCGTTGGCCCCCCTCAAGTACGCCGCGTCCGACGCCCAAATGTTCGCGGCCAGCCTGGAGAACGACCTAGGGTTCGAGCCGAAGACCGTCCGGACGATGACCGACGCCGGTTCGGCCAAGCTCACCCGCCAGGGGATCGTGGACGCCTTGGACAAGATGGTCCACGACCGGCGGTTCGACCCCGGCCATCTCTTTGTCTTCTATTTTTCCGGCCACGGTATCGGCACCCCCGAGGGTGACTTCTTGTGCCCGACCGACGCCGACCCCAAGAACGTCGCCCAGGTCGGCGTCTCGGTCAAGGAGGTGGTCAAGCGGTTCGTCGACGCCGGGATGCACAACGTCCTGATCGTCGCCGACGCCTGCCGGGAAGGCGACAAAAACCCCTTTGGGCGCGAACTGCGCGAATTGGGGCGCCGCGCCAACATCGCCGTCCTCCTGGGCTGTGCGCCCGGCCAGCGTTCCTACGAAAACCCTCGCACCGGCCATGGCTACTTCACCGCCGCGATCGCCCGGGTGCTCAAGGACGAAAGCGTCCGAGACAAGAAGTTCGGTGCGCTCTGGGCGTCGGCGGTCGCCGCCAAGGTTGTCGAACAAGTTTCGTCCACGACCGAGAGACAGTTCGGAGACGCCAAACAGGTGCCCGACATGTGGGCCGATCCCAACCAGGACGTCATGCTGGCCCTGGTGCCTCCCCCAGTCGGCGAGGGCGAAGAGCTTTTGCGCGGCGTCATCAAGACCGCTCAAGACCGGGGAAAGGAGCCGTACACGAAGATGCTTCGCGCCCTGATGTGGGCGTACTATGACGGGAGGCACTTCGACAAGGCCGTCGACGTCGCCCGCTCTCTGGAAGGCTTGGGTGTGCTGACGCCGGCCGACCGTGGTTGCCTGCTGGGGGCGTACCGGTTTCTTGGGCGTGAGCGAGAGGCGCAAAGCCTTTGTGCCGAGCTAGTCCGGTCAAGCCCAGACAGTTATGTCCGGGACAGTGCTCTGATCTGGTGGAACGATCCGTCTGTCACTCCCGAGGTGCGGCGGCAGGCGAGTAAGCGCATCTGGGAGGCCGATCGGGACTTTGCCGCCGCCGACCTGTATTGGCAACGATGGGCGAACATCGACGTGGCCGCCCCAGCCGCAGTAAGGGAGGTCGCTTCTGAGTTAGTCAAGCACTTTGGCGCCCGCTCTCGGGCCGGACTGTACTTTGCCGCCCGCTTGGCCCAATTCGAGAAGGACGACAAGACCGCGTCTGCCCTTTTGAAGGAAGCCCGAGCCGTCGAAGGCAAGGAACCGCCCGAGCGTTTCCTCCTCGACCTCGAGTTCGAGCTGCTGAAGAACCTTCGAGACTACGACGGCATGCTTGCGGTCGCCACACGCGGCATCTTGATCGACACGCCGGACCGGTGGATTCTCAACCTCACCTTCGGCTTCCGCGAAGCGCCCCTTGAGCGACGCAAGACCGTCGCCCGGCTGGCCCTGAAGTACTCGGATTTTGGCCCGAACTACCTGAAGGCAGTCGCCTTGCTCCGGGGTGACGCTTACCTTCTCAAGGAGGACATCGCCAAGGTCGTCACGGCGAACCCGACATCGGTCTACGCCCACATGGCGTCGATGCTCGCGAACTTGACGGAGAAGTTCGAACTTCCGCTTGTCCGGCCCCCGGCCTTAGAGAAGCTTTGGACGGACGATTTCTACGTGACCAGTTCACTCTACGGCGCGGTCTATGACGCGGCCACCGACGCGGTGGCGACGAAGCGCTTGGACAAGTCGGCGGCCAGACTAGTCGTCGCAGCCGCGTTCCTCCCGTTTCTCGACCACCTCGCGGAACTGCGGTCCAGTCTGATCGGCGCGGGGCACGCCTACGCGTTCTCGGCCTTTCGCGACACGACCGGACAATTGAGTCTCTTGGCCGAACGGAGCCTTGGCCAACTCGTCGCCGACCCGGCCGGTCAAGAGACCTTGAGACTGGCTTGGTTTCTCAAGCTTTGTGCGGTCGGCCGCCTAGATTTGGCCCTGGCCGGGCTCAAGGCGGGCGGATGGGGAGTGGACGAGGACTCGGTCGTCCTGCGCTACGCGATAGCCCGTGGGATGTCCGGAGACTGGGCCGACGGGATCGAGTGGTTCAACAAGATCAAAGCCCCTTCCAGCCAGCGGATGCGGCATCAGATGTGGGCGCTTGCCCACTTCAACCGGATCACGAGAGGCACCGACAAGGACCTTGAGGATTTCGAGAAGAACGCGCCACGAGTGACCGATCCCGTCGCAAAACGCCTGGTCTGGTTGTCGAAGATGGCGCTCGCCTTTGGTGTCAAGAAAGGCGACAAGCCTGACCCGGTGGCTCTACAAGGACTCCTTCCTCAATTCGAGTCCATGCTCGACCCGGTCGATTTGGACATGAGTTCGCGTGTCCTGGTCAACGCCTGGCGGGCCCAGGCCGTCCTTGTGCCCGAGCGCGTGAAGCGCGACGAATATGTCCTCCGGTATCAGGACGCCCGGGAAGGCAGCCCGGTGTTTGACGGCCTCCCTTGGATCATCCCGTCGACAGTGAAAGACTTCGTCGGGACGACCGTCCTCAAGGGTACGGCCCGCTTTGACGACGGGGCCAAGCCGGTGGACGCGACCCTGACGGTCGTCTGCGCCGACGACGGGAAGGCGGAGATCACCATTGAACGCGGGGGTCAGCCCAAAGTGACCCTACCCGGGGTCGTCACGCGGTTCGGCGCGTTCAGGGGTGGGGACGGCAAGACGGTGGTCTCGGGCCGGCTGATGCCCCCGGCCGTGGCCAAGCTTCGCCCCGACATCGCCCGGGAGGGAGTGCGTGTGGCGCTCTGGGACGAGAAATGCGCCCAGTGGACGTTCCAATTCGACGTGCCTCGGTAG
- a CDS encoding M48 family metalloprotease, translated as MKSKFIRNTTLPLMALLAAFASAAEFSQEKLEKMVRELEAYSVKNPNYAYPIKCVYDKENKEPNAYAALEKPAKEGDKPQTKMVVFAGLLDVVSDERLIRAVVAHEISHLSKGHNSTFAHPDDLNVFYTRNQELEADATGAWLLQRAGYSKQDMVDMLKALDDKLRDKGGWLENLQGDHPSSRARMAAIEDNPAVSRALMDFDAGLAFMEARSFAIATRMFDRAIAKEPKLLEAYSNAALASTMGYYDNLSDTIKATWFRPDFGPMLTSASVAGRGATITELDRRNYLAATQRVAAAEAKLPNDPRVQEIKGVLLVLDPDAKPEALQQGVKILSDLMGKTMAGPDKLRIANNIAVGQQRSGSLNDAINTMVKAERATFKDNKILVNTYIGLNLGEQVPSIADKTDAAIAATVMAKWLRVNSSDNPKYAKVSKNYMAFCEANKLVATKLESAPGALCRAVALWSGSKQFSLFDPVENFTKALGSSPVEQLFDPNFKDLKEMRWLDGDFAIMASEGQALRLTTYAKDGVLVLKPADLSDDRKLVISVGDSLKQLDAIVPSDSGEEVSLVRGNQLETWLYFPELNFGVCVKDDKIVGITVTPVAG; from the coding sequence ATGAAATCGAAATTCATCCGCAACACGACACTTCCGTTGATGGCCCTGTTGGCCGCTTTTGCGTCTGCCGCCGAGTTCAGCCAGGAAAAGCTGGAAAAGATGGTCCGAGAGCTTGAGGCTTATTCGGTCAAGAACCCGAACTACGCCTATCCGATCAAGTGCGTCTACGACAAGGAAAACAAGGAGCCCAACGCCTACGCTGCGCTGGAGAAACCGGCGAAAGAAGGCGACAAGCCCCAGACCAAGATGGTGGTCTTCGCCGGTCTCCTTGACGTCGTCAGCGACGAACGGCTGATCCGTGCGGTCGTGGCCCACGAGATCTCGCACCTGAGCAAAGGGCACAACTCGACTTTCGCCCATCCGGACGACCTGAACGTTTTCTACACCCGCAACCAAGAGCTGGAGGCCGACGCCACCGGTGCCTGGTTGCTCCAGCGGGCCGGATACTCCAAGCAAGACATGGTCGACATGCTGAAGGCATTGGACGACAAACTGCGCGACAAGGGTGGCTGGCTGGAGAACCTTCAGGGCGACCACCCCAGCTCCCGCGCCCGGATGGCGGCCATCGAGGACAACCCGGCCGTGTCGCGGGCCCTGATGGACTTCGACGCCGGACTTGCCTTCATGGAGGCACGGAGCTTCGCGATCGCCACCAGGATGTTCGACCGGGCGATCGCCAAGGAACCGAAGCTCCTGGAGGCCTACTCCAACGCCGCCCTTGCTTCGACAATGGGTTACTACGACAACCTGAGCGACACGATCAAGGCGACGTGGTTCCGTCCTGACTTCGGGCCGATGCTCACGTCCGCCTCCGTGGCGGGCCGGGGCGCGACGATCACCGAGCTGGACCGGCGCAACTACCTTGCCGCCACCCAGCGAGTCGCCGCGGCCGAAGCTAAGCTTCCCAACGATCCGAGGGTGCAAGAGATCAAGGGCGTCCTGCTTGTCCTTGACCCCGACGCCAAGCCGGAAGCCCTGCAACAGGGCGTCAAGATCCTCAGCGACTTGATGGGCAAGACCATGGCCGGGCCCGACAAGTTGCGGATCGCCAACAACATCGCCGTCGGCCAGCAGCGTTCCGGTAGCTTGAACGATGCCATCAACACCATGGTCAAAGCCGAGCGCGCGACGTTCAAGGACAACAAGATCCTTGTCAACACCTATATCGGATTGAACTTGGGTGAGCAGGTCCCCAGCATCGCTGACAAGACCGACGCCGCGATCGCCGCCACCGTCATGGCCAAGTGGTTGCGGGTGAATTCCAGCGACAACCCCAAGTACGCCAAGGTCAGCAAGAACTACATGGCTTTCTGCGAAGCCAACAAATTGGTGGCCACCAAGTTGGAGTCGGCTCCGGGGGCCCTCTGCCGCGCCGTCGCTCTGTGGAGCGGGAGCAAGCAGTTCTCCCTTTTCGACCCCGTCGAGAACTTCACCAAGGCCTTGGGCTCGTCACCGGTCGAGCAACTGTTCGACCCGAACTTCAAGGACCTCAAGGAAATGCGCTGGTTGGACGGGGACTTTGCCATCATGGCCAGCGAAGGCCAGGCCCTGCGCCTGACCACCTATGCCAAGGACGGCGTCCTGGTCCTCAAGCCCGCCGACCTCAGCGACGACCGAAAGCTGGTCATCAGTGTCGGCGACTCGCTGAAGCAACTGGACGCGATCGTGCCGTCCGATTCCGGTGAGGAGGTCTCGCTTGTGCGGGGCAACCAGCTGGAGACCTGGCTCTATTTCCCCGAACTGAACTTCGGGGTCTGCGTCAAGGATGACAAGATCGTCGGAATCACCGTGACCCCGGTCGCAGGCTGA